A region of Larimichthys crocea isolate SSNF chromosome X, L_crocea_2.0, whole genome shotgun sequence DNA encodes the following proteins:
- the spag5 gene encoding sperm-associated antigen 5, producing MHETSKKDSVHPEDSALPSALHRSESALSAETPTPVDVHLEHVSQVHNGSGPPESSEAKDSALGSSGNVPVLCNSAEKPNANHLPDVLKVLSECHSVASALQIGLLSPVVRRASLFALKAHKGPLVDQFLADDSALEDEKSLVAPVNIDPTGLWAENLESPMPHPLFNSTVLGCRAQTGPVEDVGVGPCAEPQPEVEKPVLDIPLIPDGPLQQQLRQMAEFLFLASGKMGPTAASAPVFPTAANTVPSTRTAPAESHSVCVGTSPIKRVEHSVNTSGQFERKREFSVADSCTLTDPLLWNVPPGSLEGLPRQELEQRLRSSMIMVEALVQQLATARIHGRPSVGPAPSDLREKLVQTDHTELSQTTLHRDLYLEALSRISELELDGSSLQNLIQCMQDMRANMTTLSCDTDAALLNMRKIGDVVREDHQSLVSHYGQMKSLFEKTKETQTVMMQKVKDALHQRDDMRAGMEEAFTAKEAAFSVCEQLRTHSATEISELERIVGSQQELLAALNQTYPEQVALNQAYNEALNSASDVLSTTIEEQSSLMKELCRVRGLLQGTAPILLGLNEKAAAALRERDEHISARNQAVEEREQIEEEWNQTNLNLQTAREQIGDLNLQVTILTSEMGVLRQKLTERDEERGQLERKVTELSATVSSTLASYTFLEQALGAETTKLQQSWKDIQQANDRGNELEASLGQSEQQVSELSQALAQSEEQLSQLQVLTQSQNSEIQQLQDLCTQLSGVREMNEFLQMENELAREQMSESECMLRANLQGLRERNIQCEDLKGELGQLQLENRSLQEQLETTRSKASETQLELEEKLAQAVTEITLLHHTLRGLTNELHAALKDQKPEPPKDKQSQSIHSVERRHPSSSFVDSIMVALTSEKEEDVNTESPPGPDTTEPQCETLFSETSAFTRIAAVTPKKSLSTVEFEPEEDEQSSVAELFADLGSTVTELVSTLTMVRQRKDAQLEELHNTICGLQVEQQAANNRHQAEVFELNRQLSSLNSLVERGTQALQQKSQDEKTLSKLMSEIQETQEILNKHKTDSNELRKEVVELRRSLQQSKVESQFLREELRKARGHSAPPAHFMEEKIQLLKEVERLKSSLQEVEQARVKLLERAKRHQIIHQTNQQKSENELQMLNKMINKVRETLLSLPEVVKRSEQLQQLVEYIG from the exons ATGCACGAAACATCAAAAAAGGACTCGGTACATCCTGAAGACAGTGCGTTGCCTTCAGCACTTCATAGGAGTGAGTCTGCACTCTCAGCAGAGACTCCTACACCTGTGGACGTGCATCTGGAACATGTCTCTCAAGTGCACAATGGCAGTGGACCCCCTGAATCCAGCGAGGCAAAAGACAGCGCTCTCGGTTCATCCGGAAATGTACCTGTTCTTTGTAACTCTGCAGAAAAACCGAATGCCAACCACCTCCCTGATGTTTTGAAAGTGCTGTCAGAGTGTCACTCAGTAGCATCAGCTTTGCAGATTGGGCTCCTCAGTCCTGTTGTTAGGAGAGCCTCTCTATTTGCTTTAAAGGCTCATAAGGGTCCTCTAGTGGACCAGTTTTTGGCTGACGATTCTGCTCTGGAGGATGAAAAGAGCTTGGTGGCTCCTGTTAACATCGACCCCACCGGGTTATGGGCAGAAAACTTGGAGAGTCCCATGCCACATCCTCTTTTTAACTCGACAGTGTTAGGTTGCAGGGCCCAGACAGGCCCAGTTGAGGATGTAGGCGTCGGGCCTTGTGCAGAGCCACAGCCTGAAGTGGAGAAGCCGGTTCTGGATATCCCTTTGATTCCAGATGGTCCcctacagcagcagcttcgGCAGATGGCAGAGTTCCTCTTCTTGGCCTCAGGAAAGATGGGTCCCACTGCAGCCTCTGCTCCTGTTTTCCCTACTGCTGCAAACACGGTCCCATCAACAAGAACTGCTCCTGCAGAATCCCACAGTGTCTGTGTGGGCACATCTCCTATCAAAAGGGTAGAACACAGCGTTAATACATCTGGCCAgtttgagagaaagagggagttCTCTGTAGCTGACTCCTGCACTCTGACTGACCCTCTCCTGTGGAA TGTGCCTCCAGGCAGCCTGGAGGGTCTACCCAGACAAGAGCTGGAGCAGAGGTTAAGGTCTAGCATGATCATGGTGGAGGCTCTGGTGCAACAGTTGGCTACAGCCAGGATACACGGACGTCCTTCTGTAGGCCCTGCGCCTTCAGATCTCAGAGAGAAACTAGTGCAGACAGACCACACTGAGCTCAGTCAG acCACATTGCACAGAGACTTATATCTGGAGGCTCTGAGCAGGATTAGTGAGTTGGAGCTGGACGGCAGTTCCCTACAGAACCTCATCCAGTGTATGCAGGACATGAGGGCCAACATG ACGACTTTAAGTTGTGACACAGATGCTGCTCTCTTGAACATGAGGAAAATAGGAGACGTCGTCAGAGAGGACCATCAAAGCCTTGTTTCACat tACGGTCAgatgaaatctttatttgaGAAAACGAAGGAGACGCAGACGGTGATGATGCAGAAAGTCAAAGATGCTCTTCACCAAAGAGATGACATGAGGGCAGGGATGGAGGAGGCCTTCACAGCCAAGGAGGCG gccttcagtgtgtgtgaacagctgaGGACGCACTCTGCCACAGAAATCTCAGAGCTGGAGAGGATTGTAGGTTCTCAGCAAGAACTATTAGCTGCCTTAAACCAGACGTACCCAGAACAG GTTGCCTTAAACCAGGCCTACAATGAAGCGCTGAATTCTGCTTCTgatgttttgtccacaaccatCGAGGAACAATCCAGTTTGATGAAAGAA CTCTGCAGAGTCAGAGGTCTTCTGCAGGGCACTGCTCCCATCCTTCTGGGGCTGAATGAGaaagcagctgctgctttgagAGAGCGGGACGAGCACATCTCTGCAAGAAACCAagctgtggaggagagagagcag ATCGAAGAAGAATGGAACCAAACTAATTTGAATCTCCAAACTGCCAGAGAACAGATTGGTGATTTAAATCTGCAGGTGACAATCCTGACATCAG AGATGGGTGTGCTGCGTCAGAAGCTAACGgaaagagatgaggagaggggtCAGCTGGAGAGGAAGGTGACGGAGCTGTCTGCCACTGTCTCCTCCACTTTGGCCTCCTACACCTTCCTGGAGCAGGCCCTCGGTGCTGAGACTACAAA gTTGCAGCAGTCCTGGAAGGACATCCAGCAAGCCAATGACAGAGGAAATGA GTTGGAGGCATCACTGGGTCAGTCGGAGCAGCAAGTCTCTGAGTTAAGTCAGGCTCTGGCTCAAAGCGAGGAGCAGCTCAGTCAGCTGCAGGTCCTCACACAATCCCAGAACAGCGAGATCCAGCAGCTCCAGGATCTTTGCACACAACTCAGCGGTGTCCGGGAGATGAACGAG ttcctACAGATGGAGAACGAGTTGGCGAGGGAGCAGATGTCTGAAAGCGAGTGTATGCTGAGGGCTAACCTGCAGGGACTCCGGGAGAGGAACATCCAGTGTGAAGACCTAAAAGGAGAACTTGGTCAACTTCA ACTTGAGAACAGAAGTTTGCAGGAGCAGCTGGAAACCACAAGGTCAAAAGCCAGTGAAACCCAGCTGGAGCTCGAAGAGAAACTGGCACAGGCAGTCACTGAAATTACTTTGCTGCATCACACACTGAGAGGACTTACCAACGAGCTACATGCAGCTCTCAAGGACCAG AAACCAGAACCACCGAAGGACAAACAGTCTCAGTCAATCCACAGTGTGGAGCGTCGTCACCCCTCCAGCTCCTTTGTGGACAGCATCATGGTTGCGTTGACCtctgagaaagaagaagacgtCAACACAGAGTCACCTCCTGGACCAG ACACGACTGAGCCACAGTGTGAAACTTTGTTCAGTGAGACGAGCGCCTTCACCCGCATTGCAGCCGTCACCCCTAAAAAGAGTTTGAGCACAGTAGAGTTTGAGCCCGAGGAGGACGAGCAGAGCAGTGTGGCCGAGCTGTTCGCTGACCTGGGCAGCACCGTCACAGAGCTCGTCAGCACCCTGACGATGGTGCGACAGCGTAAAGACgctcagctggaggagctgcacaACACCAT CTGTGGCCTGCAGGTGGAGCAGCAGGCTGCAAACAACAGACACCAGGCGGAGGTGTTTGAACTGAACCGTCAGCTCAGCTCTCTGAACAGCCTGGTTGAGCGGGGAACTCAGGCACTGCAGCAGAAAAGTCAG GATGAGAAAACTTTGTCAAAGCTGATGTCAGAAATACAAGAGACCCAGGAAATTCTAAATAAACACAAGACTGACAGTAAC GAATTGCGGAAGGAGGTGGTTGAGCTCCGTCGCTCTCTCCAGCAGTCGAAGGTGGAGTCTCAATTCCTGCGGGAAGAGTTGAGAAAAGCTCGTGGGCACTCGGCTCCTCCAGCACATTTCATGGAAGAGAAGATCCAGTTATTGAAGGAG GTGGAGAGACTGAAGTCGAGTCttcaggaggtggagcaggcCAGAGTTAAACTCCTTGAAAGAGCCAAAAGACAC CAAATTATCCACCAGACCAACCAGCAGAAAAGTGAGAATGAACTTCAGATGTTGAACAAAATGATCAATAAAGTCAGAGAG ACTTTGCTGTCTTTGCCGGAAGTCGTGAAGAGGAGTGAACAACTCCAACAGCTTGTTGAATACATCGgctga
- the foxe1 gene encoding forkhead box protein E1: MTMPVVKVEKDSPADTSSVSNPPTQTEEQPRGRRRKRPLQRGKPPYSYIALISMAIANSPDRKLTLGGIYKFITERFPFYRDNSKKWQNSIRHNLTLNDCFIKIPREPGRPGKGNYWALDPNAEDMFESGSFLRRRKRFKRCDFSTYTSYVHETPVFSPVQIARSAAYANSVYPNMTVSPTYGQQLPSAYYPSSSPPGFGPGQTRMFSINNIIGHPTPASVLGGQGPEVMQQPNRSFSPEGLPNGSNPCSLGAPAFQSQPCGGASRSSTHPGFTYSGPNSHPHHHAHQGSYGQGHTQGYAVTGRLHSSAHGSVEPMDHYGRVSPVQLGSFSQYSSAAGPISNTGGYLRHPTYPGNMDRFVSAI, translated from the coding sequence ATGACAATGCCAGTGGTCAAAGTGGAGAAGGACTCTCCAGCAGACACCTCATCTGTCTCCAACCCTCCCACGCAGACAGAGGAGCAGCCCAGAGGTCGAAGGAGGAAGAGACCTCTCCAGCGAGGGAAACCCCCTTACAGCTACATAGCGCTCATTTCCATGGCCATAGCCAATTCCCCTGACCGCAAGCTGACTTTGGGGGGCATCTACAAATTCATCACAGAGCGCTTCCCCTTCTACAGAGACAATTCAAAGAAATGGCAGAACTCAATCCGCCATAACTTGACTCTCAATGATTGCTTTATCAAGATTCCTCGAGAGCCGGGACGGCCAGGAAAGGGCAACTACTGGGCTCTAGACCCAAACGCAGAGGACATGTTTGAGAGCGGAAGCTTCCTGAGGCGCAGGAAGAGGTTTAAGCGCTGTGACTTCAGCACTTACACCTCATACGTCCATGAGACACcagttttctctcctgtccAGATTGCCAGATCAGCTGCATATGCCAACTCAGTCTACCCCAACATGACAGTAAGTCCAACATACGGGCAGCAGCTGCCCTCTGCCTATTACCCCTCTTCATCTCCACCTGGGTTTGGACCTGGTCAGACCCGCATGTTCAGCATCAATAACATCATAGGTCACCCGACTCCAGCCAGTGTGCTCGGAGGTCAAGGACCAGAGGTGATGCAGCAGCCGAACCGGAGCTTCAGTCCTGAGGGACTACCAAATGGATCAAATCCCTGCAGCCTGGGAGCCCCAGCTTTCCAAAGCCAACCATGTGGAGGAGCATCCCGCTCCTCTACGCATCCCGGGTTCACCTACTCTGGGCCGAATAGCCACCCGCACCACCATGCACACCAGGGTTCGTATGGACAGGGCCACACCCAGGGGTACGCAGTGACAGGACGCCTCCATTCTTCAGCCCACGGGTCTGTAGAGCCCATGGACCATTATGGCAGGGTCTCCCCAGTGCAGTTGGGCTCTTTCTCCCAGTATAGCAGTGCTGCAGGTCCTATCTCCAACACCGGGGGTTACCTGAGACACCCCACGTACCCAGGGAATATGGACAGGTTTGTGTCTGCCATCTAA
- the anp32b gene encoding acidic leucine-rich nuclear phosphoprotein 32 family member B isoform X2, with product MDMKKRIHLELRNRTPSDVRELVLDNCRSVEGKIEGLTAEFVNLEFLSLINVGLISVSNLPKLGKLKKLELSDNRISGGLDVLAEKLPNLTHLNLSGNKLKDISTLEPLKKLDNLKSLDLFNCEVTNLNDYRESVFKLLPQLTYLDGYDMEDREASDSDGEVDGVDDDEDEEGEEEEDEDGEEEDFDEEDDDEEDEEEVEGEEDDDEVSGEDEEEDFGQDGEVDEEDEDDDDDDDADAGRGEKRKRDPEDEDDDDDDEDDD from the exons ATGGACATGAAAAAGAGGATCCACTTGGAGCTAAGAAACAGGACACCGTCTGAT GTACGAGAACTTGTCCTTGACAATTGTCGATCGGTTGAAGGAAAAATCGAAGGCCTCACAGCTGAGTTTGTCAACCTGGAGTTCCTCAGTTTGATAAATGTTGGCTTAATCTCAGTCTCCAACCTGCCTAAACTAGGAAAACTCAAAAAG CTGGAGTTGAGTGACAACAGAATCAGTGGCGGCCTTGATGTTTTAGCAGAGAAACTACCCAACCTTACACATCTAAACCTGAGTGGCAACAAATTGAAAGACATCAGCACATTGGAACCATTG AAAAAGCTGGATAACCTGAAGAGTTTGGACCTGTTCAACTGTGAAGTGACAAACCTGAATGACTACAGAGAGAGCGTGTTCAAACTGCTGCCCCAGCTCACCTACCTGGATGGTTACGACATGGAGGATAGGGAAGCCTCTGACTCTGACGGAGAGGTAGACGGAGTAGAtgacgatgaagatgaag agggagaggaggaggaagacgaggacggagaggaggaggactttGATGAGGAAGACGACGatgaggaggacgaagaggaggtagaaggagaagaggacgaTGATGAGGTCAGCGGAGAAGATGAG GAGGAAGATTTCGGCCAGGATGGCGAGGttgatgaagaagatgaggatgatgatgatgatgatgacg CAGACGCCGGCAGAGGCGAGAAGAGAAAGCGAGACCCAGAGGATgaggacgacgacgacgacgacga
- the trmo gene encoding tRNA (adenine(37)-N6)-methyltransferase isoform X2 has product MLDSAVRAHRKHMTSIQTAVSELGLCEPDKDQKPALPAPASSQAALEKGNIQTVPIGYISSCFSVKNGTPRQPTICGPSRAELRIQQSVFNNPEHALVGLEHYSHVWIIFLFHKNGHLSYKAKVKPPRLNGQKVGVYSTRSPHRPNALGLTLAKLDRIVGDTIHLSDIDMIAGTPVLDIKPYIPEYDSPHTRMGMDSQPYDSNTDQPTASLDETTDTLNIREDADAQSDLECEKPDDFGSKECEADVPVTDSAKVCAQFSLHKALEGVKAYVTHDDLRQVSCEGKDQVSDSPKIKPPELTAEHPCYGEEAYSTIAGWIREPPVGSLEVRFTPHAERELAEFLPTHLSEPSESKRPRFKFLRSPEEAAAAIRGVLSADPRSVYRRTRCKDKLFFFTLDTADVTCWFGRGFAEVLQVRPVEQHVASS; this is encoded by the exons ATGTTGGACAGTGCAGTCAGAGCTCATCGCAAACATATGACATCTATTCAgactgctgtgtcagagcttgGACTCTGTGAACCTGATAAAGACCAGAAACCAGCACTGCCTGCACCAGCATCATCACAGGCTGCATTAGAGAAAG GAAACATCCAGACAGTCCCGATTGGTTACATCAGttcctgtttctctgtgaaGAATGGGACCCCCAGACAGCCCACCATTTGTGGCCCCTCGAGGGCAGAACTGCGCATCCAGCAGAGTGTCTTCAATAACCCTGAGCACGCTCTGGTGGGCCTGGAGCATTACTCCCATGTCTG gatcatctttctctttcacaaaaATGGCCACCTGAGTTACAAAGCCAAAGTGAAACCTCCCAGACTCAACGGTCAGAAAGTTGGTGTGTACTCAACACGCAGTCCACACCGACCAAATGCTTTGGGCCTAACTCTAGCTAAACTTGATAGAATCGTAG gTGATACAATACATCTGTCAGACATTGACATGATTGCTGGTACCCCAGTCCTGGACATCAAACCCTACATCCCAGAGTACGACTCCCCCCATACCAGGATGGGCATGGACTCACAGCCTTATGATTCAAACACAGACCAGCCTACTGCGTCACTAGATGAGACAACAGATACGTTAAACATCCGTGAAGACGCAGATGCTCAGTCAGACCTTGAATGTGAAAAACCTGATGATTTCGGCAGTAAGGAGTGTGAAGCTGATGTTCCGGTCACAGATTCAGCTAAAGTCTGCGCTCAGTTTTCTCTCCACAAAGCGCTGGAGGGCGTCAAAGCATACGTGACCCATGATGACCTGCGCCAGGTGAGCTGTGAAGGCAAGGATCAAGTTTCAGACTCTCCCAAAATAAAACCACCAGAGTTGACAGCAGAGCACCCTTGCTATGGAGAAGAGGCCTACAGCACCATTGCTGGCTGGATCAGAGAGCCTCCTGTTGGGAGTCTGGAGGTGCGCTTCACCCCTCATGCTGAGAGAGAGTTGGCAGAATTCCTTCCCACGCACCTGTCAG AACCCTCTGAGAGTAAGAGACCCAGGTTCAAGTTTCTGCGCAGTCCAGAGGAGGCTGCCGCTGCCATCAGAGGGGTGCTGTCAGCCGACCCACGGTCAGTCTACAGGAGGACACGCTGCAAAGACAAGCTCTTCTTCTTTACCCTTGACACAGCAGACGTCACCTGCTGGTTTGGACGAGGCTTTGCTGAAGTGCTGCAGGTCCGACCAGTTGAGCAACATGTTGCTTCGAGCTGA
- the anp32b gene encoding acidic leucine-rich nuclear phosphoprotein 32 family member B isoform X1, with the protein MDMKKRIHLELRNRTPSDVRELVLDNCRSVEGKIEGLTAEFVNLEFLSLINVGLISVSNLPKLGKLKKLELSDNRISGGLDVLAEKLPNLTHLNLSGNKLKDISTLEPLKKLDNLKSLDLFNCEVTNLNDYRESVFKLLPQLTYLDGYDMEDREASDSDGEVDGVDDDEDEEGEEEEDEDGEEEDFDEEDDDEEDEEEVEGEEDDDEVSGEDEEEDFGQDGEVDEEDEDDDDDDDEADAGRGEKRKRDPEDEDDDDDDEDDD; encoded by the exons ATGGACATGAAAAAGAGGATCCACTTGGAGCTAAGAAACAGGACACCGTCTGAT GTACGAGAACTTGTCCTTGACAATTGTCGATCGGTTGAAGGAAAAATCGAAGGCCTCACAGCTGAGTTTGTCAACCTGGAGTTCCTCAGTTTGATAAATGTTGGCTTAATCTCAGTCTCCAACCTGCCTAAACTAGGAAAACTCAAAAAG CTGGAGTTGAGTGACAACAGAATCAGTGGCGGCCTTGATGTTTTAGCAGAGAAACTACCCAACCTTACACATCTAAACCTGAGTGGCAACAAATTGAAAGACATCAGCACATTGGAACCATTG AAAAAGCTGGATAACCTGAAGAGTTTGGACCTGTTCAACTGTGAAGTGACAAACCTGAATGACTACAGAGAGAGCGTGTTCAAACTGCTGCCCCAGCTCACCTACCTGGATGGTTACGACATGGAGGATAGGGAAGCCTCTGACTCTGACGGAGAGGTAGACGGAGTAGAtgacgatgaagatgaag agggagaggaggaggaagacgaggacggagaggaggaggactttGATGAGGAAGACGACGatgaggaggacgaagaggaggtagaaggagaagaggacgaTGATGAGGTCAGCGGAGAAGATGAG GAGGAAGATTTCGGCCAGGATGGCGAGGttgatgaagaagatgaggatgatgatgatgatgatgacg AAGCAGACGCCGGCAGAGGCGAGAAGAGAAAGCGAGACCCAGAGGATgaggacgacgacgacgacgacga
- the hemgn gene encoding skin secretory protein xP2 isoform X2 gives MEGTLQQEKQESEYENPNEEQGGIRRRLRDRDLLRKRKAEAEEKETNQVESQRKRPRAGDRSGAKKKGRPRKSEPTPEISVIQEEAAAPQEAPAVVVVPEPAEVIPAQTSGSLPPLRAVESQPASVLAAPTPLPVFGSIQSPLFAPTLTPSAPVIPTPALFSPSVPAPAPTKDIDTAPIPVQDLDPAPDAVPAPVLTQVPDPAAPAPPAAPPQVETLYVESQDSEPFVLIEDLGPDEEEDLRLSEDKRADEDMSGTPSINVPEQNKMFSTLSSPPPPQEYLPGNSF, from the exons ATGGAGGGGACTTTGCAACAAGAGAAACAAGAGTCGGAATATGAAAATCCGAATGAGGAACAAG gcGGGATCCGTCGACGATTGAGGGACAGGGATCTTCTCAGGAAGAGAAAGGctgaagcagaagaaaaggaaaCTAACCA GGTGGAGAGCCAGAGGAAAAGACCAAGGGCCGGGGACAGGAGTGgtgcaaagaaaaaaggaaggcCCAGGAAGAGTGAACCCACGCCGGAGATATCTGTCATTCAGGAAGAGGCAGCAGCGCCTCAGGAAGCTCCTGCAGTAGTGGTGGTGCCTGAACCAGCTGAGGTCATCCCAGCTCAAACATCAGGCTCTCTACCCCCCTTACGTGCTGTGGAGTCACAACCAGCATCTGTCCTCGCTGCTCCTACTCCTCTGCCAGTGTTTGGATCCATCCAAAGCCCTTTGTTTGCTCCTACTCTGACCCCTTCAGCTCCTGTAATCCCGACTCCAGCCCTGTTTTCACCCTCAGTTCCTGCTCCAGCTCCCACCAAAGATATAGATACTGCTCCGATCCCTGTTCAAGATCTGGATCCAGCTCCAGATGCTGTTCCAGCCCCAGTCCTGACCCAAGTCCCAGATCCGGCAGCTCCTGCCCCTCCTGCAGCTCCCCCTCAGGTGGAAACCCTTTACGTAGAGTCCCAAGACAGTGAGCCCTTTGTCCTGATTGAGGATTTGGGCCCAGATGAGGAGGAAGACCTCCGTCTGTCTGAAGACAAAAGAGCTGATGAAG aTATGAGTGGGACACCATCGATCAACGtacctgaacaaaacaaaatgttctccaCCTTGTCCTCGCCGCCTCCTCCACAAGAATATCTCCCAGGAAATTCATTCTAA
- the hemgn gene encoding actin cytoskeleton-regulatory complex protein PAN1 isoform X1, protein MEGTLQQEKQESEYENPNEEQGGIRRRLRDRDLLRKRKAEAEEKETNQWVLGVESQRKRPRAGDRSGAKKKGRPRKSEPTPEISVIQEEAAAPQEAPAVVVVPEPAEVIPAQTSGSLPPLRAVESQPASVLAAPTPLPVFGSIQSPLFAPTLTPSAPVIPTPALFSPSVPAPAPTKDIDTAPIPVQDLDPAPDAVPAPVLTQVPDPAAPAPPAAPPQVETLYVESQDSEPFVLIEDLGPDEEEDLRLSEDKRADEDMSGTPSINVPEQNKMFSTLSSPPPPQEYLPGNSF, encoded by the exons ATGGAGGGGACTTTGCAACAAGAGAAACAAGAGTCGGAATATGAAAATCCGAATGAGGAACAAG gcGGGATCCGTCGACGATTGAGGGACAGGGATCTTCTCAGGAAGAGAAAGGctgaagcagaagaaaaggaaaCTAACCAGTGGGTTTTGGG GGTGGAGAGCCAGAGGAAAAGACCAAGGGCCGGGGACAGGAGTGgtgcaaagaaaaaaggaaggcCCAGGAAGAGTGAACCCACGCCGGAGATATCTGTCATTCAGGAAGAGGCAGCAGCGCCTCAGGAAGCTCCTGCAGTAGTGGTGGTGCCTGAACCAGCTGAGGTCATCCCAGCTCAAACATCAGGCTCTCTACCCCCCTTACGTGCTGTGGAGTCACAACCAGCATCTGTCCTCGCTGCTCCTACTCCTCTGCCAGTGTTTGGATCCATCCAAAGCCCTTTGTTTGCTCCTACTCTGACCCCTTCAGCTCCTGTAATCCCGACTCCAGCCCTGTTTTCACCCTCAGTTCCTGCTCCAGCTCCCACCAAAGATATAGATACTGCTCCGATCCCTGTTCAAGATCTGGATCCAGCTCCAGATGCTGTTCCAGCCCCAGTCCTGACCCAAGTCCCAGATCCGGCAGCTCCTGCCCCTCCTGCAGCTCCCCCTCAGGTGGAAACCCTTTACGTAGAGTCCCAAGACAGTGAGCCCTTTGTCCTGATTGAGGATTTGGGCCCAGATGAGGAGGAAGACCTCCGTCTGTCTGAAGACAAAAGAGCTGATGAAG aTATGAGTGGGACACCATCGATCAACGtacctgaacaaaacaaaatgttctccaCCTTGTCCTCGCCGCCTCCTCCACAAGAATATCTCCCAGGAAATTCATTCTAA
- the trmo gene encoding tRNA (adenine(37)-N6)-methyltransferase isoform X1: MSPLCDRCGEHVDRLNQQVSVMRKEIKNLRQMLDSAVRAHRKHMTSIQTAVSELGLCEPDKDQKPALPAPASSQAALEKGNIQTVPIGYISSCFSVKNGTPRQPTICGPSRAELRIQQSVFNNPEHALVGLEHYSHVWIIFLFHKNGHLSYKAKVKPPRLNGQKVGVYSTRSPHRPNALGLTLAKLDRIVGDTIHLSDIDMIAGTPVLDIKPYIPEYDSPHTRMGMDSQPYDSNTDQPTASLDETTDTLNIREDADAQSDLECEKPDDFGSKECEADVPVTDSAKVCAQFSLHKALEGVKAYVTHDDLRQVSCEGKDQVSDSPKIKPPELTAEHPCYGEEAYSTIAGWIREPPVGSLEVRFTPHAERELAEFLPTHLSEPSESKRPRFKFLRSPEEAAAAIRGVLSADPRSVYRRTRCKDKLFFFTLDTADVTCWFGRGFAEVLQVRPVEQHVASS, encoded by the exons ATGAGTCCTCTGTGCGACCGCTGCGGCGAGCACGTCGACAGACTCAATCAGCAGGTTTCTGTGATGAGGAAAGAGATCAAGAACCTGAG ACAGATGTTGGACAGTGCAGTCAGAGCTCATCGCAAACATATGACATCTATTCAgactgctgtgtcagagcttgGACTCTGTGAACCTGATAAAGACCAGAAACCAGCACTGCCTGCACCAGCATCATCACAGGCTGCATTAGAGAAAG GAAACATCCAGACAGTCCCGATTGGTTACATCAGttcctgtttctctgtgaaGAATGGGACCCCCAGACAGCCCACCATTTGTGGCCCCTCGAGGGCAGAACTGCGCATCCAGCAGAGTGTCTTCAATAACCCTGAGCACGCTCTGGTGGGCCTGGAGCATTACTCCCATGTCTG gatcatctttctctttcacaaaaATGGCCACCTGAGTTACAAAGCCAAAGTGAAACCTCCCAGACTCAACGGTCAGAAAGTTGGTGTGTACTCAACACGCAGTCCACACCGACCAAATGCTTTGGGCCTAACTCTAGCTAAACTTGATAGAATCGTAG gTGATACAATACATCTGTCAGACATTGACATGATTGCTGGTACCCCAGTCCTGGACATCAAACCCTACATCCCAGAGTACGACTCCCCCCATACCAGGATGGGCATGGACTCACAGCCTTATGATTCAAACACAGACCAGCCTACTGCGTCACTAGATGAGACAACAGATACGTTAAACATCCGTGAAGACGCAGATGCTCAGTCAGACCTTGAATGTGAAAAACCTGATGATTTCGGCAGTAAGGAGTGTGAAGCTGATGTTCCGGTCACAGATTCAGCTAAAGTCTGCGCTCAGTTTTCTCTCCACAAAGCGCTGGAGGGCGTCAAAGCATACGTGACCCATGATGACCTGCGCCAGGTGAGCTGTGAAGGCAAGGATCAAGTTTCAGACTCTCCCAAAATAAAACCACCAGAGTTGACAGCAGAGCACCCTTGCTATGGAGAAGAGGCCTACAGCACCATTGCTGGCTGGATCAGAGAGCCTCCTGTTGGGAGTCTGGAGGTGCGCTTCACCCCTCATGCTGAGAGAGAGTTGGCAGAATTCCTTCCCACGCACCTGTCAG AACCCTCTGAGAGTAAGAGACCCAGGTTCAAGTTTCTGCGCAGTCCAGAGGAGGCTGCCGCTGCCATCAGAGGGGTGCTGTCAGCCGACCCACGGTCAGTCTACAGGAGGACACGCTGCAAAGACAAGCTCTTCTTCTTTACCCTTGACACAGCAGACGTCACCTGCTGGTTTGGACGAGGCTTTGCTGAAGTGCTGCAGGTCCGACCAGTTGAGCAACATGTTGCTTCGAGCTGA